The following are encoded together in the Lathyrus oleraceus cultivar Zhongwan6 chromosome 3, CAAS_Psat_ZW6_1.0, whole genome shotgun sequence genome:
- the LOC127125576 gene encoding mediator of RNA polymerase II transcription subunit 27, whose product MQMQQTQQATAATISTPTPPPSSPGGPTAEAPPKQVAVAMEKLGQAERIIADIRIGADRLLEALFISAGQPHQGSKPLQVFLKENACMQQHFQELRSLGKELEEAGVLSESARTRKDFWGLHMPLVCPDGAVVAYAWKRQLAGQAGASAVDRTRLALKAFTDQKKRFFPHLEDGIETNESASKKQCGSEEVAFEPKEDMSFLRLLPDVLKSVEKEVPNVKISTFERLDWLRRASTLASVTNESSQEQDYHGSNKPRLGSIGIVDPEKVAVIELLSPSIFRAVISLHPAGSANADAVAFFSPDENGSYVHARGISVYHVYRHTTEYATIALQYFLGNQAETSLYSLLHWICSYQTMLSRPCRKCSKLLAMDEQSNLLLPPVHRPYWKFSLSKILSAISSKDQHSDTTMAYHIGCLSGEV is encoded by the exons ATGCAAATGCAACAAACTCAGCAAGCCACCGCGGCAACTATCTCAACCCCCACTCCTCCTCCCTCTTCCCCCGGTGGCCCCACGGCCGAGGCACCGCCAAAGCAAGTTGCTGTAGCAATGGAAAAACTCGGACAAGCCGAAAGAATCATCGCCGACATCAGAATTGGCGCCGATCGCCTCCTTGAAGCTCTTTTCATTTCCGCCGGACAGCCTCACCAAGGCAGCAAGCCTTTACAAGTGTTCCTCAAAGAAAATGCTTGCATGCAACAGCATTTCCAAGAGCTTCGATCCCTAG GAAAGGAGCTTGAAGAAGCTGGAGTTCTCAGTGAATCGGCTCGAACGCGGAAGGATTTTTGGGGTCTGCATATGCCGCTGGTTTGCCCAGACGGCGCAGTCGTAGCTTATGCCTGGAAGCGACAACTTGCCGGTCAAGCTGGTGCTTCTGCCGTTGACAGGACAAG GTTAGCTCTCAAAGCTTTTACTGATCAGAAAAAACGTTTTTTCCCCCATCTTGAAGATGGAATTGAAACTAATGAATCTGCTTCGAAGAAACAATGTGGGTCTGAAGAAGTTGCATTTGAACCTAAGGAAGACATGAGTTTTCTGAGGTTGCTACCAGATGTTCTGAAGTCAGTGGAAAAGGAAGTGCCAAATGTGAAAATTTCAACTTTTGAACGTCTGGACTGGTTAAGAAGAGCTTCCACACTCGCCTCTGTAACTAATGAGAGTTCTCAAGAACAGGACTATCATGGTTCTAATAAGCCAAGGCTAGGATCAATTGGAATAGTTGATCCAGAGAAGGTTGCAGTGATAGAATTGTTGTCTCCATCTATCTTCAGAGCTGTTATATCCTTGCATCCTGCTGGGTCTGCTAATGCTGATGCTGTGGCTTTCTTTTCTCCCGATGAG AATGGAAGCTATGTGCATGCAAGGGGGATTTCAGTTTATCATGTGTATAGACATACTACG GAGTATGCAACAATAGCTCTGCAGTATTTTCTTGGCAACCAAGCTGAAACATCGCTGTATTCTCTATTG CACTGGATTTGTAGTTACCAGACCATGTTATCAAGACCATGCAG AAAATGTTCAAAGCTACTTGCCATGGATGAACAATCAAATTTGTTGTTACCTCCAGTTCACCGGCCCTATTGGAAGTTTTCCCTTTCAAAAATTTTGTCAGCCATATCTTCAAAGGACCAGCATTCAGATACTACTATGGCTTATCATATTGGCTGCCTCTCTGGGGAAGTATGA
- the LOC127125574 gene encoding receptor protein kinase TMK1, which yields MNHHTSPLLLLLILLPSLVLTTTHPNDLKFLNQFRNNLDNPELLQWPTQSPDNDPCSTPSWKFIFCQNDRVTQIQTKNLNLSGTLPQNLNELTELFNIGLQNNKLHGPLPSLKGLTNLKYAFFDNNEFDSIPNDFFQGLSSLETLALDNNNLNVSTNGWQFPSSLQDSPQLTNLSCMSCNLAGSLPDFLGKMNSLSFLKLSDNSLKGEIPLSLNGSGLQTLWLNNQKGEGESLSGSIDVVATMVSLTSLWLHGNRFTGSIPENIGDLVSLKELNLNGNDLVGLVPSSLGDMELDSLDLNNNRFMGPIPNFKALKVSYSNNDFCLNETGVPCSFEVMALLGFLGGLNYPSNLVDSWSGNSPCEGPWLGIKCNADGKVSMIDLPRFNLSGTLSPSVANLGSLVEIRLGGNHIDGVVPSNWTSLMNLKLLDLSDNNISPPLPVFSNGLKPMVDGNSLLNGGGTEGPSSGKNSPSGGSGNNGEGTKGETNSSSGDSVETKKSKRKSLVLIVAPIAGVAAAAFLLIPLYAYCFRRTKNGFQAPSSLVVHPRDPSDSDSAVKIAIVNNTNGSVSTLPGSGTGSRNSSAFGESHVIEAGNLVISVQVLRNVTKNFAPENELGRGGFGVVYKGELDDGTKIAVKRMEAGVITNKALDEFQAEIAVLSKVRHRHLVALIGYSTEGNERILVYEYMPQGALSQHLFHWKSLGLEPLSWKRRLNIALDVARGMEYLHTLAHQSFIHRDLKSSNILLADDFRAKVSDFGLVKLAPNGEKSVVTKLAGTFGYLAPEYAVTGKITTKVDVFSFGVVLMELLSGLMALDEDRPEESQYLAAWFWNIKSDKNKLMAAIDPTLDINEETFESVSIIAELAGHCTAREPNQRPEMGHAVNVLAPLVEKWKPFDDDPDEYSGIDYSLPLNQMVKGWQEAEGKDTGYMDLEDSKSSIPARPTGFADSFTSTDGR from the exons ATGAACCACCACACATCACCACTCCTCCTCCTTCTCATCCTCCTACCTTCTCTTGTCCTCACAACCACCCACCCAAACGACCTCAAATTCCTCAACCAATTTAGAAACAACCTCGACAACCCCGAACTCCTACAATGGCCAACACAATCTCCCGACAACGACCCATGTTCCACTCCATCTTGGAAATTCATCTTCTGCCAAAACGACAGAGTCACTCAGATTCAAACCAAAAACCTTAATCTCTCCGGCACCTTACCTCAAAACCTCAACGAACTCACAGAACTCTTCAACATAGGTCTCCAGAACAACAAACTCCACGGTCCTCTACCGTCGCTAAAAGGCTTAACAAATCTCAAATACGCTTTCTTCGACAACAACGAATTCGATTCCATCCCAAACGATTTCTTCCAAGGGCTATCGAGTTTGGAAACTCTCGCATTGGATAACAATAACCTCAATGTCTCTACAAATGGTTGGCAATTTCCTTCTTCTTTGCAGGATTCACCTCAGTTGACAAATCTTTCTTGCATGAGCTGTAATTTGGCTGGTTCTTTGCCGGATTTTCTTGGGAAAATGAACTCTCTTTCGTTTTTGAAGCTTTCTGATAACAGTTTAAAGGGTGAGATTCCGTTGAGTCTTAATGGTTCTGGTTTGCAGACTCTTTGGTTGAATAACCAGAAGGGTGAGGGTGAGTCACTTTCTGGGAGTATTGATGTTGTTGCTACTATGGTTTCCTTGACTAGTTTATGGCTTCATGGAAACAGGTTCACGGGTTCGATTCCGGAGAATATCGGAGACTTGGTTTCTCTTAAGGAACTTAACCTCAATGGCAATGATCTTGTTGGGCTTGTTCCTAGTTCTTTAGGGGATATGGAGTTGGATAGTCTTGATTTGAATAATAACAGGTTTATGGGTCCAATCCCAAATTTTAAAGCTTTGAAAGTTAGTTATAGTAACAATGATTTTTGTTTAAATGAAACTGGTGTTCCTTGTTCTTTTGAAGTTATGGCTCTTTTAGGGTTTTTGGGTGGGTTGAATTATCCTTCAAATTTAGTTGATTCATGGAGTGGGAATAGCCCTTGTGAAGGACCATGGTTGGGGATAAAATGCAATGCGGATGGTAAAGTTTCGATGATTGATTTGCCGCGTTTTAATCTTAGTGGTACTTTGAGTCCTTCTGTTGCGAATTTAGGTTCTTTAGTTGAAATCAGATTGGGGGGTAATCATATCGATGGCGTAGTGCCTAGTAATTGGACTAGTTTGATGAATCTGAAATTGTTGGATCTGAGTGACAATAATATTTCTCCGCCTTTGCCGGTTTTTAGTAATGGATTGAAACCTATGGTTGATGGGAATTCTTTGTTGAATGGTGGTGGAACGGAAGGTCCTTCGTCGGGGAAAAACAGTCCGTCGGGTGGATCGGGGAATAACGGTGAAGGTACGAAGGGAGAGACGAATTCAAGTTCAGGTGATTCGGTTGAAACGAAAAAGTCCAAAAGGAAAAGCTTGGTTTTGATTGTAGCTCCCATTGCTGGTGTTGCGGCTGCTGCTTTTCTGTTGATTCCGCTTTATGCGTATTGTTTTAGGAGGACAAAGAATGGATTTCAGGCTCCAAGTTCACTCGTGGTTCACCCGAGAGATCCGTCTGATTCGGACAGTGCTGTAAAGATAGCTATTGTTAATAATACCAACGGAAGTGTTTCCACTTTGCCAGGGAGCGGGACTGGGAGTAGAAACAGCAGCGCGTTTGGGGAGTCTCATGTCATTGAAGCTGGAAATCTTGTGATATCGGTTCAAGTTCTAAGAAACGTGACAAAGAATTTCGCCCCTGAGAATGAGCTCGGCCGTGGCGGATTCGGAGTTGTTTATAAGGGAGAGTTGGACGACGGGACTAAGATTGCAGTAAAAAGAATGGAAGCAGGTGTGATAACCAATAAAGCATTGGATGAATTTCAAGCCGAAATTGCAGTTCTGTCAAAAGTTCGACATCGACATCTAGTGGCCCTTATAGGTTATTCCACCGAAGGTAACGAGAGAATTCTAGTGTACGAGTATATGCCACAAGGTGCTCTCAGTCAGCATCTTTTCCATTGGAAAAGCCTTGGACTCGAGCCTCTCTCGTGGAAGAGGAGGCTCAACATTGCCTTGGATGTTGCTAGAGGAATGGAGTATCTTCATACTCTGGCTCATCAGAGCTTCATTCATAGGGATCTTAAGTCCTCAAATATTTTACTTGCCGATGATTTTAGAGCTAAAGTCTCGGATTTTGGATTGGTAAAACTTGCTCCTAATGGCGAAAAATCCGTAGTGACCAAACTTGCTGGGACCTTTGGATACTTGGCTCCTGAATATGCAG TGACAGGAAAAATCACAACCAAAGTAGATGTTTTCAGTTTCGGCGTTGTGTTAATGGAGCTGTTGTCTGGACTGATGGCACTTGATGAGGATAGACCCGAGGAAAGTCAATACTTGGCAGCATGGTTCTGGAATATAAAATCAGATAAGAATAAACTAATGGCTGCTATTGACCCAACTCTCGACATAAACGAAGAAACATTCGAGAGCGTCTCGATTATAGCCGAGCTAGCCGGACACTGCACAGCTAGAGAACCAAACCAGAGGCCAGAAATGGGGCATGCTGTCAACGTCCTTGCACCGCTTGTTGAAAAATGGAAACCGTTTGACGACGACCCCGACGAGTATTCCGGCATCGACTACAGTCTTCCACTTAACCAAATGGTGAAGGGTTGGCAGGAGGCGGAAGGAAAAGACACGGGTTATATGGACTTAGAAGACAGTAAGAGTAGTATCCCCGCGAGACCTACTGGATTTGCAGATTCTTTTACTTCGACCGACGGCCGGTGA